One genomic window of Micropterus dolomieu isolate WLL.071019.BEF.003 ecotype Adirondacks linkage group LG06, ASM2129224v1, whole genome shotgun sequence includes the following:
- the tnk2b gene encoding tyrosine kinase, non-receptor, 2b isoform X3 — MGETAEYQRLQETSEPDYQRLPSDDEEKLGSSMQCEEGTEWLLELLMEVQLQQYFLRIRDDLNVTRLSHFDYVKNEDLEKIGMGRPDTGQRRLWEAVKRRKAMCKRKSWMSKVFSAKRPDGGDFPQQGHPASSFRKLSPTPPLGLGEGVLATQSSGDAPLDGQQQTLTCLIPEKDLTLFEKLGDGSFGVVKRGEWLTPAGKVLNVAVKCLKTDVLSQPDALEDFICEVNAMHSLDHQNLIRLYGVVLTHPMKMVTELAPLGSLLERLRCVRPQGPVLIHTLCQYAVQVACGMAYLEQRRFIHRDLAARNILLASAHRVKIGDFGLMRALPNNHEHYVMQEHRKVPFAWCAPESLKTRTFSHATDTWMFGVTLWEMFTHGQEPWLGLNGSQILHKIDKEGERLPKPEDCPQDIYNVMLQCWAQKSEDRPTFVALREFLLETMPTDMCALQDFDEPDKLLIQVNDVITIIEGRAENYWWRGQNKRTLKVGQFPRNVVTSVAGLSAHDISRPLKNSFIHTGHGDTNPHQCWGFPDRIDDLYLGNPMDPPDVLGLHLSGARPTQLPGRANKEPPPRPPQPAVLIKKPCYDPVNDDEDLTSAGLKRLSLRKTGSVKGLKLKPAAWVSASKQGSGRISGSGHILNSEVSLIDFGEEFPPPAPSPSPVVEIQIPSLAKLALQAENILDRTPPQSPSRSLPRPLHPTPVVDWDARPLPPPPAYDDVAQDEDDMEVSSINSSEQQHEEEQSDVCNPDEALSSGQKVEGETFVSRGPDRPDLDDNLFLPGKQSQVLSASFSQSAEIFQELQQECMRRLNVPTRSATRSSSPYQSSASCPQTPQTQEGHQQSVLCSSEDKPQIPPRVPIPPRPIKRGDYTSARWSRDLSLSPTPADTTEDVSGPDQDRPPQIPPRDPLSQPGSRTPSPMGLVVGSPQQRVYSVSPTTMQAPLSSCPSTHTYGSYLSTSPGKLMPTTHSFASDPKYAAPKVIQAQAQGKDTASKGPCILPIVRDGRKVSNTHYYLLPERPPYLDRYDRFFREAENLPASGVEERHVRQANTATVRPMVVSSQTLQGQGLVQPGELKANFSTNNNSSLGGPRSGMKTSVSLPRVCSEGLAALVVNASCTRTDGGGNSAERVKMVQEAVHGVTIEECQAALQNHNWNVQKAVHYLKVEQLFCLGLRNRSECLKLLEMCDWNLEVASTQMLDNYGSTTRPRR; from the exons aagCTGGGCAGTAGCATGCAGTGTGAGGAAGGCACAGAATGGCTGCTGGAGCTGCTAATGGaggtgcagctgcagcagtacTTCCTGCGGATCCGAGATGACCTGAATGTCACGCGGCTGTCACACTTCGACTATGTCAAGAACGAAGACCTGGAGAAGATCGGCATGGGTCGACCTG ATACAGGACAGAGACGACTGTGGGAGGCTGTGAAGAGGAGGAAAGCCATGTGCAAGCGCAAGTCCTGGATGAGCAAG GTGTTTAGCGCTAAGCGTCCCGACGGAGGAGACTTCCCCCAGCAGGGCCATCCGGCCTCCTCCTTTCGTAAGCTGTCTCCCACACCTCCTTTGGGCCTGGGGGAGGGAGTCCTGGCCACACAGTCCAGTGGTGATGCTCCTCTTGACGGGCAACAGCAGACCCTGACCTGCCTCATCCCAGAGAAGGATCTGACGCTGTTTGAGAAGCTGGGGGACGGCTCCTTTGGCGTAGTGAAGAGAGGAGAATGGCTGACGCCTGCCGGGAAGGTG CTGAATGTAGCTGTGAAGTGTCTGAAGACAGATGTGCTCAGCCAGCCCGATGCTCTGGAGGACTTCATCTGTGAGGTCAACGCTATGCACTCCCTGGACCACCAGAACCTCATTCGCCTCTACGGTGTGGTGCTCACACACCCAATGAAGATG GTGACTGAGCTGGCTCCTCTGGGTTCTCTGCTGGAGCGTCTGCGATGTGTCCGTCCACAGGGCCCAGTGTTGATCCACACCCTGTGTCAGTATGCTGTGCAGGTGGCCTGTGGCATGGCCTATCTGGAGCAGAGGCGGTTCATCCACAGGGACCTGGCAGCCAG AAACATCCTGCTGGCCTCAGCTCACAGAGTGAAGATCGGTGACTTTGGCCTGATGAGAGCACTGCCTAACAACCATGAGCACTATGTCATGCAGGAGCATCGAAAGGTCCCCTTTGCATG gtgCGCCCCAGAGAGTCTGAAGACCAGAACGTTCTCCCATGCCACAGACACATGGATGTTTGGAGTCACTCTCTGGGAGATGTTCACACATGGCCAGGAGCCTTGGCTGGGCCTTAATGGGAgccag ATCCTACACAAGATTGACAAAGAAGGTGAACGCCTCCCTAAGCCTGAAGACTGCCCGCAGGACATCTATAACGTCATGCTGCAGTGTTGGGCTCAGAAATCAGAGGACAGACCTACCTTTGTTGCCCTGCGGGAGTTCCTGCTTGAG ACCATGCCCACAGACATGTGTGCTCTGCAGGACTTTGACGAGCCTGACAAACTCCTGATCCAAGTCAATGATGTCATCACCATCATAGAGGGGAG GGCAGAGAACTACTGGTGGCGAGGTCAAAACAAGCGGACCCTTAAGGTCGGACAGTTCCCCAGAAACGTGGTGACATCAGTAGCGGGTTTGTCAGCACATGACATCAGTCGGCCGCTCAAGAACAGCTTCATCCATACGGGACACGGAGACACCAACCCTCATCAATGCTGGGGCTTCCCGGACAGGATTGACGA CTTGTACCTCGGTAATCCTATGGATCCTCCTGATGTCCTTGGTTTACACCTCAGTGGTGCTCGGCCCACACAGCTACCAGGACGAGCTAACA AGGAGCCTCCTCCCCGTCCTCCTCAACCAGCAGTGCTAATCAAGA AGCCTTGCTATGATCCAGTAAACGATGATGAGGATCTGACTTCGGCAGGACTAAAGAGGTTATCACTTCGTAAAACAGGTTCTGTCAAAGGCTTAAAACTTAAACCCGCTGCGTGGGTCTCTGCTTCCAAGCAGGGGAGTGGCCGGATTTCAGGCTCAGGCCACATCCTCAACAGTGAAGTGTCCCTCATTGACTTTGGGGAGGAGTTCCCCCCGCCTGCACCCTCTCCCTCCCCTGTGGTTGAAATTCAGATTCCTTCACTGGCAAAGCTAGCTTTGCAAGCAGAGAACATCTTGGACCGGACTCCACCTCAGAGTCCATCTAGATCATTGCCCCGTCCCCTTCACCCTACGCCAGTAGTGGACTGGGATGCTCGGCCATTACCTCCACCCCCGGCCTATGATGATGTAGCCCAAGATGAAGACGATATGGAG GTGAGCTCCATCAACAGCTCGGAGCAGCAGCATGAAGAGGAACAGAGTGACGTCTGTAACCCAGATGAGGCTCTCTCCTCTGGACAGAAAGTGGAGGGTGAGACTTTTGTCTCCAGGGGTCCAGACAGACCAGACCTGGACGACAACCTCTTTCTTCCTGGCAAGCAGAGCCAGGTGCTGTCCGCTTCCTTCTCCCAGTCAGCAGAGATCTTCCAAGAACTCCAGCAAGAGTGCATGAGAAGGCTCAATGTACCGACTAGAAGTGCTACGCGGTCAAGCTCGCCATACCAGAGCTCAGCCTCGTGTCCCCAGACTCCACAGACCCAGGAGGGACATCAGCAGAGTGTCCTCTGCTCCAGTGAGGACAAACCCCAGATCCCTCCACGTGTCCCCATACCTCCTCGCCCTATAAAAAGGGGCGACTACACATCTGCTCGCTGGTCAAGGGATCTCTCCCTGTCACCGACGCCAGCTGACACCACAGAGGACGTTTCTGGGCCAGACCAGGACCGGCCACCTCAGATCCCTCCCAGAGACCCTTTGTCCCAGCCGGGCTCCCGGACTCCCAGCCCCATGGGCCTGGTAGTGGGCTCCCCCCAGCAGAGAGTCTACTCTGTCAGTCCCACCACCATGCAAGCTCCCCTCTCCTCTTGTCCCTCCACACACACCTACGGCTCCTACCTCTCCACCTCTCCAGGTAAACTCATGCCTACCACACACAGCTTTGCCTCAGATCCTAAATATGCTGCACCCAAAGTGATCCAGGCCCAGGCACAGGGGAAGGACACTGCCAGCAAGGGCCCCTGTATCCTCCCCATCGTCCGTGATGGACGTAAAGTCAGTAACACCCACTATTACCTTCTACCAGAGAGGCCCCCATACCTCGACCGCTACGACCGTTTCTTCAGGGAGGCAGAGAACCTCCCTGCCAGCGGTGTGGAGGAAAGACATGTACGGCAAGCTAACACTGCCACTGTCAGACCCATGGTGGTCAGCAGCCAGACACTCCAGGGACAGGGGCTTGTCCAGCCAGGCGAACTGAAGGCTAATTTCTCCACCAACAATAACAGCAGTCTGGGTGGACCACGGTCAGGGATGAAGACATCAGTTAGTCTCCCTCGTGTCTGTTCAGAAGGGCTTGCAGCACTGGTGGTCAATGCTTCCTGCACCAGGACAGACGGAGGAGGAAACTCAGCTGAAAGGGTGAAAATG GTGCAGGAGGCAGTTCACGGTGTTACAATAGAGGAGTGCCAAGCTGCCCTTCAGAACCACAACTGGAATGTCCAGAAAGCTGTGCATTATCTAAAG gttGAGCAGTTGTTCTGTTTGGGTCTGAGGAACAGGTCAGAGTGTCTAAAGCTGCTGGAGATGTGTGACTGGAACTTAGAGGTGGCCAGCACACAGATGTTAGACAACTATGGATCCACAACAAGACCGAG aCGGTGA
- the tnk2b gene encoding tyrosine kinase, non-receptor, 2b isoform X8 has product MQCEEGTEWLLELLMEVQLQQYFLRIRDDLNVTRLSHFDYVKNEDLEKIGMGRPGQRRLWEAVKRRKAMCKRKSWMSKVFSAKRPDGGDFPQQGHPASSFRKLSPTPPLGLGEGVLATQSSGDAPLDGQQQTLTCLIPEKDLTLFEKLGDGSFGVVKRGEWLTPAGKVLNVAVKCLKTDVLSQPDALEDFICEVNAMHSLDHQNLIRLYGVVLTHPMKMVTELAPLGSLLERLRCVRPQGPVLIHTLCQYAVQVACGMAYLEQRRFIHRDLAARNILLASAHRVKIGDFGLMRALPNNHEHYVMQEHRKVPFAWCAPESLKTRTFSHATDTWMFGVTLWEMFTHGQEPWLGLNGSQILHKIDKEGERLPKPEDCPQDIYNVMLQCWAQKSEDRPTFVALREFLLETMPTDMCALQDFDEPDKLLIQVNDVITIIEGRAENYWWRGQNKRTLKVGQFPRNVVTSVAGLSAHDISRPLKNSFIHTGHGDTNPHQCWGFPDRIDDLYLGNPMDPPDVLGLHLSGARPTQLPGRANKPCYDPVNDDEDLTSAGLKRLSLRKTGSVKGLKLKPAAWVSASKQGSGRISGSGHILNSEVSLIDFGEEFPPPAPSPSPVVEIQIPSLAKLALQAENILDRTPPQSPSRSLPRPLHPTPVVDWDARPLPPPPAYDDVAQDEDDMEVSSINSSEQQHEEEQSDVCNPDEALSSGQKVEGETFVSRGPDRPDLDDNLFLPGKQSQVLSASFSQSAEIFQELQQECMRRLNVPTRSATRSSSPYQSSASCPQTPQTQEGHQQSVLCSSEDKPQIPPRVPIPPRPIKRGDYTSARWSRDLSLSPTPADTTEDVSGPDQDRPPQIPPRDPLSQPGSRTPSPMGLVVGSPQQRVYSVSPTTMQAPLSSCPSTHTYGSYLSTSPGKLMPTTHSFASDPKYAAPKVIQAQAQGKDTASKGPCILPIVRDGRKVSNTHYYLLPERPPYLDRYDRFFREAENLPASGVEERHVRQANTATVRPMVVSSQTLQGQGLVQPGELKANFSTNNNSSLGGPRSGMKTSVSLPRVCSEGLAALVVNASCTRTDGGGNSAERVKMVQEAVHGVTIEECQAALQNHNWNVQKAVHYLKVEQLFCLGLRNRSECLKLLEMCDWNLEVASTQMLDNYGSTTRPRR; this is encoded by the exons ATGCAGTGTGAGGAAGGCACAGAATGGCTGCTGGAGCTGCTAATGGaggtgcagctgcagcagtacTTCCTGCGGATCCGAGATGACCTGAATGTCACGCGGCTGTCACACTTCGACTATGTCAAGAACGAAGACCTGGAGAAGATCGGCATGGGTCGACCTG GACAGAGACGACTGTGGGAGGCTGTGAAGAGGAGGAAAGCCATGTGCAAGCGCAAGTCCTGGATGAGCAAG GTGTTTAGCGCTAAGCGTCCCGACGGAGGAGACTTCCCCCAGCAGGGCCATCCGGCCTCCTCCTTTCGTAAGCTGTCTCCCACACCTCCTTTGGGCCTGGGGGAGGGAGTCCTGGCCACACAGTCCAGTGGTGATGCTCCTCTTGACGGGCAACAGCAGACCCTGACCTGCCTCATCCCAGAGAAGGATCTGACGCTGTTTGAGAAGCTGGGGGACGGCTCCTTTGGCGTAGTGAAGAGAGGAGAATGGCTGACGCCTGCCGGGAAGGTG CTGAATGTAGCTGTGAAGTGTCTGAAGACAGATGTGCTCAGCCAGCCCGATGCTCTGGAGGACTTCATCTGTGAGGTCAACGCTATGCACTCCCTGGACCACCAGAACCTCATTCGCCTCTACGGTGTGGTGCTCACACACCCAATGAAGATG GTGACTGAGCTGGCTCCTCTGGGTTCTCTGCTGGAGCGTCTGCGATGTGTCCGTCCACAGGGCCCAGTGTTGATCCACACCCTGTGTCAGTATGCTGTGCAGGTGGCCTGTGGCATGGCCTATCTGGAGCAGAGGCGGTTCATCCACAGGGACCTGGCAGCCAG AAACATCCTGCTGGCCTCAGCTCACAGAGTGAAGATCGGTGACTTTGGCCTGATGAGAGCACTGCCTAACAACCATGAGCACTATGTCATGCAGGAGCATCGAAAGGTCCCCTTTGCATG gtgCGCCCCAGAGAGTCTGAAGACCAGAACGTTCTCCCATGCCACAGACACATGGATGTTTGGAGTCACTCTCTGGGAGATGTTCACACATGGCCAGGAGCCTTGGCTGGGCCTTAATGGGAgccag ATCCTACACAAGATTGACAAAGAAGGTGAACGCCTCCCTAAGCCTGAAGACTGCCCGCAGGACATCTATAACGTCATGCTGCAGTGTTGGGCTCAGAAATCAGAGGACAGACCTACCTTTGTTGCCCTGCGGGAGTTCCTGCTTGAG ACCATGCCCACAGACATGTGTGCTCTGCAGGACTTTGACGAGCCTGACAAACTCCTGATCCAAGTCAATGATGTCATCACCATCATAGAGGGGAG GGCAGAGAACTACTGGTGGCGAGGTCAAAACAAGCGGACCCTTAAGGTCGGACAGTTCCCCAGAAACGTGGTGACATCAGTAGCGGGTTTGTCAGCACATGACATCAGTCGGCCGCTCAAGAACAGCTTCATCCATACGGGACACGGAGACACCAACCCTCATCAATGCTGGGGCTTCCCGGACAGGATTGACGA CTTGTACCTCGGTAATCCTATGGATCCTCCTGATGTCCTTGGTTTACACCTCAGTGGTGCTCGGCCCACACAGCTACCAGGACGAGCTAACA AGCCTTGCTATGATCCAGTAAACGATGATGAGGATCTGACTTCGGCAGGACTAAAGAGGTTATCACTTCGTAAAACAGGTTCTGTCAAAGGCTTAAAACTTAAACCCGCTGCGTGGGTCTCTGCTTCCAAGCAGGGGAGTGGCCGGATTTCAGGCTCAGGCCACATCCTCAACAGTGAAGTGTCCCTCATTGACTTTGGGGAGGAGTTCCCCCCGCCTGCACCCTCTCCCTCCCCTGTGGTTGAAATTCAGATTCCTTCACTGGCAAAGCTAGCTTTGCAAGCAGAGAACATCTTGGACCGGACTCCACCTCAGAGTCCATCTAGATCATTGCCCCGTCCCCTTCACCCTACGCCAGTAGTGGACTGGGATGCTCGGCCATTACCTCCACCCCCGGCCTATGATGATGTAGCCCAAGATGAAGACGATATGGAG GTGAGCTCCATCAACAGCTCGGAGCAGCAGCATGAAGAGGAACAGAGTGACGTCTGTAACCCAGATGAGGCTCTCTCCTCTGGACAGAAAGTGGAGGGTGAGACTTTTGTCTCCAGGGGTCCAGACAGACCAGACCTGGACGACAACCTCTTTCTTCCTGGCAAGCAGAGCCAGGTGCTGTCCGCTTCCTTCTCCCAGTCAGCAGAGATCTTCCAAGAACTCCAGCAAGAGTGCATGAGAAGGCTCAATGTACCGACTAGAAGTGCTACGCGGTCAAGCTCGCCATACCAGAGCTCAGCCTCGTGTCCCCAGACTCCACAGACCCAGGAGGGACATCAGCAGAGTGTCCTCTGCTCCAGTGAGGACAAACCCCAGATCCCTCCACGTGTCCCCATACCTCCTCGCCCTATAAAAAGGGGCGACTACACATCTGCTCGCTGGTCAAGGGATCTCTCCCTGTCACCGACGCCAGCTGACACCACAGAGGACGTTTCTGGGCCAGACCAGGACCGGCCACCTCAGATCCCTCCCAGAGACCCTTTGTCCCAGCCGGGCTCCCGGACTCCCAGCCCCATGGGCCTGGTAGTGGGCTCCCCCCAGCAGAGAGTCTACTCTGTCAGTCCCACCACCATGCAAGCTCCCCTCTCCTCTTGTCCCTCCACACACACCTACGGCTCCTACCTCTCCACCTCTCCAGGTAAACTCATGCCTACCACACACAGCTTTGCCTCAGATCCTAAATATGCTGCACCCAAAGTGATCCAGGCCCAGGCACAGGGGAAGGACACTGCCAGCAAGGGCCCCTGTATCCTCCCCATCGTCCGTGATGGACGTAAAGTCAGTAACACCCACTATTACCTTCTACCAGAGAGGCCCCCATACCTCGACCGCTACGACCGTTTCTTCAGGGAGGCAGAGAACCTCCCTGCCAGCGGTGTGGAGGAAAGACATGTACGGCAAGCTAACACTGCCACTGTCAGACCCATGGTGGTCAGCAGCCAGACACTCCAGGGACAGGGGCTTGTCCAGCCAGGCGAACTGAAGGCTAATTTCTCCACCAACAATAACAGCAGTCTGGGTGGACCACGGTCAGGGATGAAGACATCAGTTAGTCTCCCTCGTGTCTGTTCAGAAGGGCTTGCAGCACTGGTGGTCAATGCTTCCTGCACCAGGACAGACGGAGGAGGAAACTCAGCTGAAAGGGTGAAAATG GTGCAGGAGGCAGTTCACGGTGTTACAATAGAGGAGTGCCAAGCTGCCCTTCAGAACCACAACTGGAATGTCCAGAAAGCTGTGCATTATCTAAAG gttGAGCAGTTGTTCTGTTTGGGTCTGAGGAACAGGTCAGAGTGTCTAAAGCTGCTGGAGATGTGTGACTGGAACTTAGAGGTGGCCAGCACACAGATGTTAGACAACTATGGATCCACAACAAGACCGAG aCGGTGA